One stretch of Brevibacillus laterosporus DNA includes these proteins:
- a CDS encoding N-acetylmannosamine-6-phosphate 2-epimerase — protein MNEMTNEAIKAQIKRGLVVSCQALSDEPLHSSFIMGRMARAAKDGGAVGIRANTKEDIAEIKKQVNLPIMGIVKRDYEDSEIYITTTMKEIDELVETGCEIIALDATDRIRPTGKTLEQFVQEIKVKYPHQLLMADIATLAEAKKAEELGFDFISTTLIGYTPQSKGQKLYDNDFAILKDMLTHISVPMIAEGNILTPDMAKRCLELGVYAVVVGGAITRPQQITKRFVDQISK, from the coding sequence GTGAATGAAATGACAAACGAAGCAATAAAAGCACAAATCAAACGTGGCTTGGTGGTATCATGTCAAGCATTGTCGGATGAACCTTTGCACAGCTCCTTTATCATGGGCAGAATGGCACGGGCAGCTAAAGATGGTGGAGCTGTTGGCATTCGCGCCAATACGAAAGAAGATATTGCAGAAATTAAAAAGCAGGTCAATCTACCCATCATGGGAATCGTGAAACGCGATTACGAAGATTCGGAAATCTATATTACCACCACCATGAAAGAAATCGATGAGCTGGTAGAGACAGGTTGCGAGATTATTGCGCTGGATGCGACTGATCGAATTCGCCCTACAGGTAAAACACTGGAACAATTTGTTCAGGAAATAAAGGTGAAATATCCTCACCAATTGCTAATGGCGGACATTGCCACCTTGGCAGAAGCGAAAAAAGCGGAGGAGCTTGGCTTCGATTTTATTTCTACCACGCTCATTGGTTACACTCCTCAGAGTAAAGGTCAAAAGCTGTACGATAACGATTTTGCCATTCTAAAGGACATGCTTACACATATTTCTGTTCCAATGATTGCGGAGGGAAATATTTTGACTCCTGATATGGCAAAGCGCTGCTTGGAATTAGGAGTGTATGCCGTTGTTGTAGGAGGAGCGATAACTCGACCGCAACAAATTACTAAACGTTTTGTCGATCAAATCTCGAAGTAA
- a CDS encoding MurR/RpiR family transcriptional regulator: MSTAGVLERIQINFHLLSSKEKEIAEYIRKHKDLILNINIKELAQKVETSTSTITRFCKKIGCNNFVEFKIMLSRDVAPVETSENTFAQVGNTYLQIIQSTIEMIDPTIIKQIVQLIMNSRVIHIYGIGSSGLTALEMKNRLVRFGLIVDAIIDPHMMLMDAALLTNNDLVICLSNTGMTREVIDAAREAKSHEATVVSITNYNHTPLTDTSDVVLFTSNLRRSDELQLVQSQLAFYFIIDVISMLLAEDTLLLAKRRETLRVLYQHKQG, encoded by the coding sequence TTGTCTACAGCAGGAGTTTTAGAACGCATCCAAATTAATTTTCACCTGCTATCTTCCAAAGAAAAAGAAATCGCAGAATACATCCGTAAGCATAAAGACCTGATTCTAAATATTAATATTAAGGAATTGGCTCAAAAAGTGGAAACATCCACTTCAACCATTACCCGTTTCTGCAAGAAGATCGGCTGTAATAATTTTGTGGAGTTTAAAATTATGCTAAGTCGCGATGTTGCTCCTGTCGAAACGAGTGAAAATACGTTTGCGCAAGTAGGAAATACCTACTTACAGATCATCCAATCTACTATTGAAATGATTGACCCTACTATCATCAAGCAGATTGTTCAATTGATTATGAATTCGCGCGTTATCCATATCTATGGTATCGGCAGTTCAGGATTAACCGCCTTGGAGATGAAAAACAGATTAGTTCGGTTCGGTTTAATTGTGGATGCTATTATTGATCCACATATGATGCTTATGGATGCTGCGCTGTTAACCAACAACGATTTGGTCATTTGCTTATCAAACACGGGTATGACCCGTGAAGTCATTGATGCAGCAAGAGAGGCTAAGTCACATGAGGCGACCGTCGTCAGCATCACGAATTATAATCATACGCCCCTCACTGATACTTCCGATGTGGTCCTGTTCACATCGAACTTGCGAAGAAGTGATGAGCTACAGTTAGTGCAAAGCCAACTTGCCTTCTATTTCATCATAGATGTCATTTCCATGTTGTTAGCTGAGGATACTCTTTTATTGGCTAAAAGAAGAGAAACCCTGCGAGTACTCTATCAGCACAAGCAAGGATAA